The following proteins are co-located in the Peromyscus eremicus chromosome 13, PerEre_H2_v1, whole genome shotgun sequence genome:
- the LOC131923626 gene encoding endogenous retrovirus group K member 10 Gag polyprotein-like — protein sequence MEKPPVIAIAQKSSEAMRTLSVKATSPLQASLREAASKGEEIQGFQMFPVLEEQDRQGNIIRVHVPIPFKQLKELKTACSQYGPTAPFTTALLESLALEVLPPGDWKQMARACLSGGDYLLWKSEFVEQCQATAEINRAQQIPITFDMLAGEGPYRETGQQLNFDIAVYAQVQAAAKRAWNTLPSSGRQTEDLSKIRQGPDELFQDFVSRLMQTASRLISDSEAGLLLVKQLAYENANAACQAAIRPFRKKGNISDYIRLCSDIGPSYNQGIVMAAALQGKTVRDVLYQQRHPNSRQGKDTGPPGSCFGCGQMGHYIRSCPGKRRGFGSNRDPGLCPRCRRGKHRASECTSRANTQKSPFQGNGRRGPPQAPTK from the coding sequence ATGGAAAAGCCACCTGTAATTGCCATAGCACAGAAATCCTCTGAGGCAATGCGAACCCTCTCTGTTAAAGCTACATCTCCTCTTCAAGCTAGCCTCCGGGAAGCTGCTAGTAAGGGGGAAGAAATTCAAGGCTTTCAGATGTTCCCggtcctggaagagcaggacCGCCAGGGTAATATCATAAGAGTGCATGTTCCCATTCCTTTCAAACAGCTTAAGGAGTTAAAAACAGCATGTAGTCAATATGGCCCAACTGCTCCTTTCACAACAGCATTGTTAGAAAGCCTGGCTTTAGAAGTTTTGCCCCCGGGTGATTGGAAACAAATGGCCCGAGCATGTCTATCTGGAGGTGACTATCTGCTGTGGAAAAGTGAGTTCGTGGAACAGTGTCAGGCCACAGCTGAAATAAATCGGGCACAACAGATTCCTATCACCTTTGATATGCTCGCTGGGGAAGGCCCATATCGAGAGACAGGTCAACAGTTAAACTTTGATATAGCGGTGTATGCTCAGGTTCAGGCCGCTGCCAAAAGGGCTTGGAATACGCTTCCATCATCAGGAAGACAAACTGAGGATCTGTCCAAGATAAGGCAAGGGCCTGATGAGTTATTTCAAGATTTTGTTTCCAGATTAATGCAAACGGCTAGCAGATTAATTAGCGATTCAGAAGCTGGACTTTTACTTGTAAAACAACTTGCATATGAAAACGCCAATGCAGCATGTCAGGCCGCGATACGCCCTTTTagaaaaaagggaaacatttctGATTATATCCGACTTTGTTCTGATATAGGACCATCATACAATCAAGGGATAGTCATGGCCGCAGCATTACAAGGAAAAACGGTTAGGGATGTTCTGTACCAGCAAAGACACCCTAATTCCAGACAAGGGAAAGATACTGGACCTCCTGGAAGTTGTTTTGGGTGTGGACAGATGGGACATTATATTAGAAGTTGCCCTGGCAAGAGAAGGGGCTTCGGATCAAATAGAGACCCTGGGTTATGCCCAAGATGTAGGAGAGGGAAACACCGGGCTAGCGAATGCACATCAAGGGCAAACACCCAGAAGAGTCCGTTCCAGGGAAACGGACGGAGGGGCCCGCCCCAGGCCCCGACAAAATAG